One Chitinophagales bacterium genomic window carries:
- the lptB gene encoding ABC transporter ATP-binding protein has product MILRAENLVKTYKGRKVVNQVSLELNRGEIVGLLGPNGAGKTTTFYMIVGLIKPESGKIFLDSRDITALPMYKRAQMGIGYLPQEASVFRKLSVEDNILAVLEMQKLTAAQRIAILENLLEEFGLKHVRKSQGIVLSGGERRRTEIARALAVSPQFILLDEPFAGIDPIAVEDIQRIVARLRFKHIGILITDHNVQETLSITDRAYLLVEGKIFRSGTAEDLAHDEQVRKVYLGEHFVLRGKKTFREM; this is encoded by the coding sequence ATGATCCTGCGTGCGGAAAATCTGGTGAAGACCTATAAGGGCAGAAAAGTGGTCAATCAGGTATCTCTGGAACTGAACCGGGGTGAAATTGTCGGGTTGCTGGGCCCTAATGGCGCTGGAAAAACCACAACCTTTTACATGATAGTGGGCTTAATAAAACCTGAGTCCGGCAAAATCTTTTTGGACAGTAGGGACATTACGGCCCTTCCTATGTATAAGCGGGCGCAGATGGGCATTGGTTATCTGCCGCAGGAGGCCTCTGTATTTCGCAAACTCTCTGTGGAAGACAACATTCTTGCCGTACTGGAAATGCAGAAGCTCACTGCAGCACAGCGCATCGCCATCCTGGAAAATCTGCTTGAGGAATTCGGCCTTAAGCATGTGCGCAAGAGTCAGGGCATAGTGTTGTCAGGAGGAGAGCGCAGACGCACAGAAATAGCACGGGCGCTGGCCGTTAGTCCGCAGTTTATTCTGCTGGATGAACCTTTTGCCGGCATTGACCCGATAGCCGTGGAAGATATTCAGCGGATTGTTGCAAGACTCCGTTTCAAACATATTGGCATTCTGATTACCGATCATAATGTGCAGGAAACGTTGTCCATAACAGACCGAGCCTATCTACTGGTGGAAGGAAAAATATTCCGCTCAGGAACAGCAGAAGATCTGGCGCATGATGAGCAGGTAAGAAAAGTTTATCTGGGTGAACATTTTGTCCTGAGAGGCAAGAAAACGTTTCGGGAAATGTAA